One Qipengyuania gaetbuli genomic region harbors:
- a CDS encoding DUF3500 domain-containing protein: MALPATQAWAHDPVVPELEAMRVADMQGATLAFLGTLTDEQREKASSTLGDNATRTSWSNLPVSMAPRSGLVVAEMSPEQRRALHAMMASALSSQGYLKSATIMWHEDVLRAMFDAMVATMPDSDPRKAQALGFADNYDSEKYFVSVFGDPRGEEWGWLVTGHHFAVNFTVSGGKIAFTPMFLGANPQIVQEGRYAGWQLLQHESDRAWALLGSLDDDQLAQAVVAAEVDTAVFAGPGKQESHQQAFGITASDLNPVQRRLLDGLLDEYLGDASDEAAARQRASIEADGLDTLRFAWWGPTDQPRGRYMFRVQGPSVLIDYVREPSGDGAHNHVHSIMRDPSNDYGSDWLRRHYHEAHQE, from the coding sequence TTGGCCCTTCCTGCGACGCAGGCATGGGCTCACGATCCGGTTGTCCCTGAACTGGAAGCGATGCGGGTGGCGGACATGCAGGGTGCCACGCTGGCATTCCTCGGCACACTGACCGACGAACAACGGGAGAAGGCCAGCAGCACGCTGGGCGACAATGCGACCAGGACAAGCTGGTCCAACCTGCCCGTCAGCATGGCGCCGAGGTCAGGACTGGTCGTGGCGGAAATGTCGCCCGAGCAGCGCCGCGCGCTACACGCCATGATGGCGTCGGCCCTGTCGAGCCAGGGTTACCTCAAGTCGGCGACGATCATGTGGCACGAGGACGTGTTGCGGGCGATGTTCGACGCGATGGTGGCAACAATGCCTGACAGCGATCCGCGCAAGGCGCAGGCGCTTGGTTTTGCCGACAATTACGACAGCGAGAAGTATTTCGTCTCCGTTTTCGGGGATCCCCGTGGAGAGGAATGGGGTTGGCTGGTGACGGGACATCATTTCGCCGTCAACTTCACCGTGTCAGGCGGCAAGATCGCGTTCACGCCGATGTTCCTCGGTGCCAATCCGCAAATTGTCCAGGAGGGCCGCTACGCAGGCTGGCAGCTTCTCCAGCATGAATCCGACAGGGCGTGGGCCTTGCTCGGATCGCTCGACGACGATCAACTGGCGCAGGCCGTCGTGGCGGCAGAGGTCGATACCGCTGTCTTTGCCGGACCGGGAAAACAAGAAAGCCACCAGCAGGCCTTCGGCATAACAGCCTCGGACCTCAACCCGGTGCAGCGCCGCCTGCTGGACGGCCTGCTCGACGAGTATCTCGGCGATGCGTCGGATGAGGCGGCCGCGCGGCAACGCGCTTCGATCGAAGCCGACGGTCTGGATACGTTGAGATTTGCCTGGTGGGGGCCGACCGACCAGCCGAGAGGCCGCTACATGTTCAGGGTGCAGGGCCCGTCAGTGCTGATCGACTATGTCCGTGAACCGTCCGGCGACGGAGCGCATAATCACGTGCATTCGATCATGCGCGATCCGTCGAATGACTACGGATCCGACTGGCTGAGGCGCCACTACCACGAAGCGCACCAGGAGTAG